The DNA segment CCATCACTTATAAAATTTACTTCGCCCGATGCAATGTAGGAGAGCAAGCTACTAGCAACTTGGTACTTCGTAATATCAGATGTGCCGTCTTCCAGCACTTCAATGAACTTCTCTTTGTTTGCCACTAGAATCCTATCCCGCAGATCTGTTCCTTCGTAGCCACAAAGCTGAAGAAAATAATATTCGAGAATTCTTCTTACCACGTTGACCAACGGAATTTCAGAGCTTACTTCCTTGTACTCACTCCAAAGAGCGGCATAAGAATTGAGAACCGGATTATAGTTTTCCAGAGCTGTGGGAGCTTCAGATTTTCTCCGAGTGCACAAGCGGACATTAGATGAGTTGTCCGTTTTTTCAACTAGGTGGAAAGAAACGAAATGA comes from the Fastidiosipila sp. genome and includes:
- a CDS encoding AAA family ATPase translates to VIDDPVSSMDSSTLFIVSALVREMVEVCHNNAEYLANTGRGDYIKQIFVLTHNTYFHREITYNQAGRYHFVSFHLVEKTDNSSNVRLCTRRKSEAPTALENYNPVLNSYAALWSEYKEVSSEIPLVNVVRRILEYYFLQLCGYEGTDLRDRILVANKEKFIEVLEDGTSDITKYQVASSLLSYIASGEVNFISDGLNYVSGSMGVDQCRETFEMIFRLMGQGQHYEMMMGNDNYN